A DNA window from Portunus trituberculatus isolate SZX2019 chromosome 47, ASM1759143v1, whole genome shotgun sequence contains the following coding sequences:
- the LOC123498101 gene encoding ets DNA-binding protein pokkuri-like: protein MKVPPLNLTPDVNRVGMALPFSPDLLWRYPLSLPQSASPSSPMLDVKTQMPTHLAADPRHWSRDDVTAFLRWFEREFELPAIDHSKFSLNGKALCMLTKCDLAERAPGAGDILHNTLQFLLRDAPQVPQSPLTPHHPLLSPSPLTSGPPQPWSMVTPDIHNLTHLLHQGGSVTLSPAPSEQSGGSPRHPDNASSTSSTAAYHHSSAASTGSAHSGSQSDSEDSTRDSSSPQRSPVPPTSTATVSFPAHALASLKHLSDYQRAAAAAAAAAAAQNVSSHQESLQHQSTAQPIVPPQPQGPPGPGEEPVETGTNGRLLWDFLQQLLNDPQQRYSRYIAWKNRDTGVFKIVDPPGLARLWGIQKNHLSMNYDKMSRALRYYYRVNILRKVQGERHCYQFLRNPSELKSIKNISMLRSAPLQSPRVKDTPASQPAPMEEEEEEGPTDLSMSSLHHQYHPQNAMDTHPQSLAREPHVIIKSEEYLDHSYE, encoded by the exons ATGAAGGTGCCGCCGCTGAACCTGACTCCTGACGTGAATCGCGTGGGCATGGCTCTCCCCTTCAGCCCGGATCTGCTGTGGAGGTACCCACTGTCTCTCCCGCAGTCGGCCTCCCCGTCCTCACCCATGCTTGATGTGAAGACGCAGATGCCCACACACCTCG CTGCTGACCCGCGGCACTGGTCCAGGGATGACGTGACAGCCTTCCTCCGTTGGTTTGAGCGAGAGTTTGAGTTGCCCGCCATCGACCACTCCAAGTTCTCTCTCAACG gCAAGGCTCTGTGCATGCTGACCAAATGTGACCTGGCGGAACGTGCGCCTGGAGCAGGAGACATCCTGCACAACACACTGCAGTTCCTGCTGCGCGACGCTCCCCAGGTGCCCcagtctcccctcaccccccaccacccactgctctctccctctcccctgacGTCAGGGCCGCCACAGCCGTGGTCCATGGTCACGCCAGACATCCATAACCTGACGCACTTGCTGCACCAGGGCGGCTCCGTCACGCTCAGCCCAGCACCCTCAGAGCAAAGTGGTGGCTCGCCTCGCCATCCCGACaacgcctcctccacctcctccacagccGCCTACCACCACTCCTCCGCCGCCTCTACAGGCTCAGCCCACTCTGGTAGCCAGTCTGACTCCGAGGACTCCACACGGGACTCCTCTTCTCCTCAGCGCTCGCCAGTGCCacccaccagcaccgccacagTCTCCTTCCCCGCACACGCCCTTGCCTCCCTTAAACACCTCAGTGATTACCAGCGCGCCGCAGCCgcagctgccgccgccgccgctgctcaaAACGTCTCGTCCCACCAAGAGAGTCTGCAGCATCAGAGCACCGCCCAGCCGATCGTACCCCCCCAGCCTCAGGGTCCTCCCGGTCCCGGCGAGGAGCCTGTCGAGACTGGCACCAATGGACGTCTGCTGTGGGACTTCCTGCAGCAGCTGCTTAATGACCCACAGCAGCGGTACTCAAGGTATATCGCCTGGAAGAATCGTGACACAGGCGTGTTCAAGATTGTAGACCCACCGGGGCTGGCTCGGCTGTGGGGCATCCAGAAGAACCACCTGAGCATGAACTACGACAAGATGAGCCGTGCGCTGCGCTATTACTATCGCGTCAACATCCTGCGCAAGGTGCAGGGCGAGCGACACTGCTACCAGTTCCTCAGGAATCCTTCAGAGCTGAAGAGTATCAAGAACATCAGCATGCTGCGGTCAGCACCGCTCCAGTCCCCGCGAGTGAAGGACACCCCGGCCAGCCAGCCTGCccccatggaggaggaggaggaggagggtcccACTGACCTCTCCATGTCCTCGCTGCACCACCAGTATCACCCCCAGAATGCCATGGACACACACCCACAGAGCCTGGCGCGAGAGCCTCACGTCATCATCAAGAGCGAGGAGTACTTGGATCACAGCTACGAGTAG